In Drosophila pseudoobscura strain MV-25-SWS-2005 chromosome 4, UCI_Dpse_MV25, whole genome shotgun sequence, the following proteins share a genomic window:
- the LOC26532522 gene encoding uncharacterized protein → MARGGHPPPATLYAAQCRHYPYTFCCYADSMFYYRYRQKIFLCVRTSFNCKTTTDIMNGLYQANSSLTLLSILPEDLPLRILPSFITPPPTSKTDYFRIIFTRRSLEYDLGRLLSRPR, encoded by the exons ATGGCAAGGGGCGgccacccgccacccgccaccctTTATGCAGCACAGTGTCGACACTATCCATACACATTTTGTTGCTATGCAGATTCCATGTTTTACTATCG ATACCGCCAGAAGATCTTCCTCTGCGTCAGAACTTCCTTCAACTGCAAAACCACCACGGACATCATGAACGGATTATATCAGGCCAACAGTTCACTTACTTTACTGTCG ATACTGCCAGAAGATCTTCCTCTTCGTATACTTCCTTCATTTATAACACCACCTCCGACATCGAAAACAGATTACTTCAGAATAATATTTACTAGAAGATCGCTGGAGTACGACTTGGGCCGCTTGTTGAGCAGGCCAAGGTAG